From ANME-2 cluster archaeon, one genomic window encodes:
- a CDS encoding type II toxin-antitoxin system HicA family toxin has translation MSEKLPRVTANEIIKIAEKLGFRFSRQSGSHKIYKNDEGKRVTIVYHSGKILHPKVVKSILVDAGLSVDEFKKMMKK, from the coding sequence ATGAGCGAAAAGCTGCCAAGAGTAACTGCAAATGAAATAATCAAAATTGCTGAAAAATTGGGCTTCCGTTTCTCAAGACAATCAGGTAGCCATAAAATATACAAGAATGATGAAGGCAAAAGAGTAACAATTGTGTACCATAGCGGAAAAATCCTGCATCCAAAAGTTGTCAAAAGTATATTGGTTGATGCTGGATTATCTGTGGATGAATTTAAGAAGATGATGAAAAAATAA
- a CDS encoding type II toxin-antitoxin system HicB family antitoxin: MEKYTLPVVIEKDDDGYFAMCPALQGCYSQGDTYEEALDNIRDAIRLHIEDILASGEAIEKINSFSLVALEVTA; encoded by the coding sequence ATGGAAAAATATACCCTCCCTGTAGTAATAGAAAAAGACGACGATGGCTATTTTGCAATGTGTCCGGCTTTGCAGGGCTGTTACTCTCAGGGGGATACTTATGAAGAAGCTCTTGATAATATAAGAGATGCTATTCGCCTACACATAGAAGATATCCTCGCAAGTGGAGAAGCAATTGAAAAGATCAACTCTTTCAGCCTTGTTGCCCTTGAAGTGACAGCATGA
- a CDS encoding EVE domain-containing protein, with protein MLFKLNKERSTIQRVQRNHLSDFEWKEENFQRLLFNNLEKILQDEELLLIMQSRKWQEEPDLMAIDNNGDLYIFELKAWESEESNLLQALRYGQIYGQYSYEKLEELFLKFFPASNNLLDSLNDKFETDLNLEKINTKQHFITITNGLDFKTRNAALYWSQNGIDVRTWIYRLYKLGDNDILIEFDTFSVKDDPFEDIDEGFYILNTDYKDEPLNDKDMIENQKAAAYFEPWKRNIEKIKKGDKVFLYRSGEGIIALGIGSGKLEKKPYHDDEKHKNEEYCMKLNKFKKLNQPLPASNIKKITGVNYRFMSTMFAIDKDSGNKLWEYLGK; from the coding sequence ATGTTATTCAAACTGAACAAAGAACGATCCACTATCCAACGCGTTCAACGAAATCATTTGTCTGATTTTGAATGGAAAGAGGAAAACTTTCAGAGACTATTATTTAATAATTTAGAAAAAATATTGCAAGATGAGGAATTGCTATTAATAATGCAATCCAGAAAATGGCAAGAAGAACCTGATTTGATGGCAATTGATAATAATGGTGATTTATATATTTTTGAGTTAAAAGCATGGGAATCTGAGGAATCTAATCTTCTTCAAGCATTACGATACGGACAGATATATGGACAGTACTCTTATGAAAAACTTGAGGAATTATTCCTAAAATTTTTTCCAGCTAGCAACAATTTATTAGACTCTTTAAACGATAAATTTGAAACTGATTTGAATTTAGAAAAAATTAATACAAAACAGCATTTTATTACAATAACAAATGGTTTAGATTTTAAGACCCGTAATGCTGCTTTATATTGGTCGCAAAATGGGATTGATGTACGAACGTGGATTTACCGTCTTTATAAATTAGGTGATAATGATATATTAATAGAGTTTGATACTTTTAGCGTGAAAGATGACCCATTTGAAGATATTGATGAAGGTTTTTACATTTTGAATACTGATTATAAAGATGAACCATTGAATGATAAAGACATGATAGAAAACCAGAAAGCTGCAGCTTATTTTGAGCCTTGGAAAAGGAATATCGAAAAGATCAAAAAAGGCGACAAAGTTTTCTTATATCGTTCAGGAGAAGGTATTATTGCGCTTGGGATAGGTTCAGGTAAATTAGAAAAGAAACCATATCATGATGATGAAAAACACAAAAATGAAGAGTATTGTATGAAGTTAAATAAATTCAAGAAATTAAATCAACCTTTACCTGCATCAAATATCAAGAAAATTACAGGTGTTAACTATAGGTTTATGTCTACAATGTTTGCCATTGATAAAGATTCAGGAAAT